The window CTGAAGGATTGTCTGAAAGACCTGCACCCGGCGGACATTGCGGAAGCTCTGTCCCGGGTACCCCTGGCCCAAAGGATCCGGGTGATGCGGGCGGCCGGTCCCGAGAGGGCCGCCCTGGTTTTGTACGAGCTGGACCGGGATATGATTTCTCCCCTGCTGGAGGCCTTAGGTCCCAAGCGATTGGCCGATGTGCTAAATGCCATGTCCGATGATGATGCGGCGGATATCCTGGGAGAATTACCGGAAAATCAAAAGGACCAGCTTCTAAGCTTAATGGAGGCTTCCGAGGCCCAGGATGTCCGGGAGCTTTTAAAATACGGCGAAGATACCGCCGGTGGGATTATGACCACCGAATATGTCTCCCTGAAAGAGGAAGTTACGGCGGCCGAAGCCCTGGAGTATCTGCGGCAAGTAGGTTCCGAGGTGGAGACCGTTTATCACATTTATTTAATCAATGAGCAGGCCCAGTTGACCGGGGTCATCTCCCTGCGAGAGTTGATCATGGCTCCTCCGGAGGCCCGCATGGAACAGGTGATGAACCGGCGGGTCATTTATGCCAACGTCTGGGATGACCAGGAGAAAGTGGCCAAAATGGTGGCCAAATATGACTTTATCTCTATTCCGGTGGTCAATGATCGAGATCAGTTACTGGGCATTGTCACGGTGGATGACGTGCTGGATGTTCTGGAGGAAGAGGCCACGGAAGATATTCTGAAGCTGGCCAACCTGGATGCGGAGGATCAGGATCTGGTGGAAACCGGGGCCTGGCAGCGGGCTTTCCGTAGATTGCCCTGGTTGATTGCCCTGCTGTTCGGAGGATTGATCGCGGGGAATGTGATTAAAGGATTTTCAGGGACTCTGGAACAGGTAACGGCCCTGGCCTTTTTTATCACCGCCATGGCCGGAGGGCCGGGCAATGCCGCCACCCAGTCCCTAACCCTGGTGGTCCGGGGGCTGGCCACCGGAGAAGTAGATCAGCGCAAGCTGCTGAAGGCCATTTTAAAGGAAGCCCAGGTAGGGCTTATTATCGGCCTGGTGGCGGGTTCGGTGCTGGCCCTGGTGGCCTTCCTGTGGCAGGGAAGCCCGCTGCTGGGATTAGTGGTGGGGCTGGCCCTGACCGTGAACATCACCATCTCCACCATGCTGGGAAGTTTTTTCCCGGTGGTCATGAACCGTCTGGGCTTTGACCCCGCCGTGGCTTCCGGTCCTTTTATCGCCACCTTTATGGATGTAACCAGCATGTTCATTTATTTCAGTTTGGCTACGTTATTGCTATTGTAATCAACCGGGCTAATAAGAAATAGAACGCGGATTGAACGGATGATACGGATTTACACGGATTTTTATTAAAAATGATAAAATCCGCGAGAATCCGTGAAAATCCGAAAAATCCGCGTTCTATTATTTTTTGAAAAATAAAGGGCTGCGCAATCCAACCATCCCGGGTTCTTCTGCAACAGCCTCGGTTATATAAGGACTAAGACCACCTTTTAACCAGATCATTCTCAAGGCCCAGCCGGTCCAGGATGCGGCCGACGGTTTGATCCACAATGTCCTGGAGGGTGGCGGGGTGTTGATAAAAGGCCGGCATGGGGGGAAGGATTACCGCTCCAGCCCGGGTCAGCCGCAGCATGTTTTCCAGGTGAATGGTATTCAAGGGGGTTTCCCGGGGAACAAGGATCAGGGGACGGCCTTCCTTTAAAGTAACGTCCCCGGCGCGAACAATCAGGTTTTCAGCGTAACCGTGGGCCAGCCCGGCCAGAGTCTTCATGCTGCAGGGGGCAATAACCATGCCGTGATGCCGGAAGGATCCACTGGATACGGCTGCGGCCAGGTTTTCTTCGGCATGTTCCACGTGGGCCAGCGCCGACACCTGTTCAACGGTATAAGAAGTTTCCAATTCAATGGTATGGCGGGCCCACCGGCTGAGGATCAGGTGAGTTTCCACTTCCATTTTTTTCAGTTGTCCCAAGAGGGTTATGCCATAAATGACACCGGTGGCTCCGGTAATTGCCACCACAATTCGCACGGTCATCACCTCTCCACCATTGTACAGGCCCGCCGGGCTATTTGCAAAGTAAAAGTACATTTCAATTTGCCTGGAGAACCGTTATACTTGCCATATATGATAAATGAAAGGTGCATGCCATGAAGACCTACAAAGTGGACGCCGTTGTTTTGAAATCCAGGGATATGAGAGAAGCGGACAAAATTTTAACCCTTTATTCCGTTCAGCGTGGGAAACAGCGGGTGGTGGCCCACGGGGCCGCGAAACCAAACAGCCGCAAGCGGGGAGCAGTGCAGCCCTTTTGTTATTCATCCTTCATGCTGCACCGGGGAAGAGAACTGGATTCCATCAGTCAGGCGGATCTCCTGGACGCCTTCCCTGATTTGCGGGGAGACCTGGACCGGCTGACTGCCGCTGCTTACGTGGCCGATTTATTGGACGGGTTTACCGGAGAAGGAGAAGCCAACCCGTACCTTTTCGGACTTCTCCTGGGTACGCTGCACCTGGTGTCCGGAGGCCACCGGGAGATGGCCCTGCGGGCTTTTGAAGCGAAACTTATGGAATTGGCCGGGTTTAAGCCTGAATTGGAGCACTGTTCCGCCTGCGGAGCTTCCCTGGTGGAAACCAAGCTCTGGTTTTCTTCCCGGCAGGGCGGGCTGCTCTGCCGGGAATGCGCGGGTATGGAAAACAAAACCCAGATTTTTAACCGGGGAACCCTGGAGTCCTTAAAGATTCTTTACCGCTGGGAGCTGTCCAAACTGCACCAGCTTAAACTGCCGGAGATGTTAAGGAAGGAACTAAAAGCCCTTTTAGGAGCATATATTGAATATTATCTGGAAAAGAGACTAAAGTCCGCGGATTTTCTGGAACAACTGTATAAAAATAACCCGGGTGGGGGTACAAATAATACAAAGGATTTGAAAGGAGGACCATCCGGTGACCAGTGAGTTGGAAAAAATTGATCTAATCCGTGCCCGGCTTGGTGTCGGATACAAGGAGGCAAAGGAAGCTCTGGATGACGCCGAAGGGGACGTGGTTCAGGCTTTAATAAGGTTAGAGCAGAAAAATCGGGACTGGAATGAGAAGATTCATGGCAAGGGAACGGAATTTGTAAGTCAAATTAAAACCATGGTGGAAAAAGGGCATAAGACCAAGGTAAAGGTGAAAAAAGACGACCGCACGGTGGTTGAATTCCCCGCTACCGTAGGTGCGCTAGGGGTCTTGGGCGCCATGGCCAGCACTCCCATACTGATTGTGGGGGCCATTGGAACCATTGCCGGACTGGCCAATAACTACCGGCTGGAATTTGATAATGATAAAGACCGTTGGGAGCCGGAAGTGGAGGTGCCCGAACCGCCCTTTGACGCTTCGGAACCAAAGCATTAAGTTCTTGACAAGAAGCTGTTCCTTTGGTAAATTTTTGGGTATATAACTCAAAAACTGGTGATGACGGAAAAATGATTGGGGATTTTTGTTTTTAAAGCGAGCCGGGCGGGTGGAAGCCGGCAAAACAAACCGGATCATGGGATTCCTGAGCCGCAGGGGGAAAGCCCTCAAGGGTAAGTAAATCCTGCAGTCAATGAAGGTGGACTGGGCAACAGTCAAACAGGGTGGAACCGCGGGAAGCATCTCCCGTCCCTGACGTTATGTCAGTGACGGGAGTTTTGTATTTTTATGCACTGTTTAAATTAAAGGAGGAATAGGAATTTTGAACTTCCAAGAGCTTATTTTGGCCCTGAATCAATTTTGGGCCGAGCAAAACTGCATCATTCAACAGCCCTACGACATGGAAAAGGGTGCCGGGACCATGAACCCCGCCACTTTTTTGCGAGCCCTGGGCCCGGAGCCCTGGCGGGTAGCCTATGTGGAGCCCTCCCGTCGTCCTACCGACGGACGCTATGGCGAAAACCCCAACCGCCTGCAGCACTATTTTCAATATCAGGTGATTTTAAAACCCTCTCCGGACGAGGTGATTCCCATTTATTTGGATTCCCTGCGGGCCATTGGCATTGATCCCGACAAGCACGACATCCGCTTTGTGGAAGATAACTGGGAGTCCCCCACCCTGGGCGCCTGGGGGCTGGGCTGGGAAGTATGGCTGGACGGCATGGAAGTGACCCAGTTTACCTACTTCCAGCAATGCGGCGGCATTGACTGCCATCCGGTCAGCGCGGAAATTACCTATGGCCTGGAGCGGTTGGCCATGTTTGTGCAGCAAAAGGACCGGGTGTTTGATATTGTCTGGGTAGGGGATATTACCTACGGAGATGTTTACCATCAAAACGAAGTGGAGCAGTCCGGCTATAATTTTGAGGTGGCCGATACGGAAATGCTTTTTGATCTCTTTGACATGTATGAAACCGAAGCCAACCGGATTTTGGAAAAGAATCTGGTATTGCCGGCCTATGATTACGTATTGAAATGCTCCCATACTTTTAACCTGCTGGATGCCCGGGGGGCCATCAGTGTTTCCGAGCGCCAGGGCTTTATCGCCAGGGTGCGCCAAATGGCCAGGGCTTGTGCCCAGGTCTATGTGGAACAGCGGGAAAGATTAGGATTTCCTTTGTTAAAGAAAGGGGGCAGCCTAAATGGCTAAGGATTTTTTATTGGAAATTGGCATTGAAGAAATGCCCGCTCGTTTTTTAAACCCTGCTTTAGATCAACTGAAGGAACTGGCCGGTAAAATATTTCATGAAAAACGAATGACTCATGGGGAGATTGCCGCCTACGGAACGCCCCGTCGTCTGGTGCTGCTGGTAAAGGAACTGGCGGAAAGGCAGGAACCCCTGGAAAAGGAAGTAAAGGGTCCGGCTAAAAAGGCCGCCTTTGATGTGGACGGCAATCCCACCAAAGCCATCCAGGGTTTTCTTCGTTCCCAGGGGGCCCGTTTAGAAGATCTGGTGGTTAGAAACATCGGTCAGGTGGAATATCTTTACGCTGTGAAACGGGAAGAAGGCCAGCCTACGGATAAGGTCCTGGCGGAAATTGCCCCCGGGCTGATTACCGGCCTGAACTTCCCCAAGCCCATGCGCTGGGGATCTTTGGAGATGCGCTTTGCCCGCCCCATTCGCTGGCTGCTGGCTCTTTACGGCGATCAAGTGGTACCCTTTAAACTGGCCGGCCTGCAGTCCGGCAGAAGCACCTATGGCCATCGCTTTCTGTCTAAGGGATCCCTGGACATTGCCCAGCCGGCAGAGTATTGGGTCAAAATCCGGGAAGCTTATGTGCTGGTGGACCCGGCGGAACGCAAGGAACTGATCCGGCAGCAGGTGCAGGAACTGGCTCAAGGGGAAGGGGGCCGGGTGCAACTGGACGAAGATTTACTGGATGAGATCACCAATATTGTTGAGTGGCCCACCGCCCTGTGCGGCAGTTTTGACCGGAATTACCTGGAGCTGCCCGCTGCGGTGCTGATAACCCCCATGCAGGAACACCAGCGCTATTTTCCGGTTTTGGGTTCAGGGGGAGAACTTTTAAATAAATTTATTGCTGTCAGAAATGGCACCAAGGAGTATATTGACATCGTTGCAGCGGGGAACGAAAAGGTGCTCCGGGCCAGACTGGCGGATGCCAAATTCTTCTTTGAGGAGGATTTAAAACAACCGCTGTCCGGCAAGGTGAACGGTTTGAAAAAGGTGGTTTTCCTGGAGGGACTGGGATCAATGGCCGATAAGATTGACCGGATCGGCGCCCTGGCGGATCATTTAGGGGCGTCTCTAGGGGCCGATGAAGCTCAGCAGGAAAAGATCCAGCGGGCGGTTTTGCTGGCCAAGGCGGACCTGGTGACCAATATGGTTTACGAGTTTCCGGAACTGCAGGGAGTCATGGGCCGGGAATACGCTATCCGCAACGGGGAAGAGGCCCTGGTGGCGGAGGCGGTTTTTGAACATTACCTGCCCCGGTTTGCCGGAGACCGGCTGCCGGAAACCCTGGCCGGACGGATTTTGAGCCTGGCGGATAAGATGGATACCATTGTAGGGTGTTTTTCCATCGGCATTCAACCCACCGGTTCCCAGGATCCCTATGCCCTGCGGCGGCAGGCACTGGGCATCTGCCACATTTGTATCGAAGGAAAACTGCATCTTTCCCTGAAGGAACTGATCGCCTGGTCCTATCAGGGCTATTGTGAGGGCGTGGAACTGAAATTCAGCCTGGAACAGGTTACTTCCGAGATTGAAGAATTTTTTAAACAGCGTCTCAAGGGAATCTTAAATGACCGGGGCCTGTCCTATGATACGGTAGAGGCTGTACTGGCCGCCGGTTTTGATGATGTCACCGATGTGCTGGACCGGGGGCTGGCTTTGGCTTCCTTCCGCGAACAGCCGGCTTTTGCAGCTCTGATGCTGGCTTTTAACCGGGCCAACAATCTGGCCAAACACGCTGCGGGCGACGCTATTGAAGAGTCCCGTCTGGAGCATTCGGCCGAACAGGAATTGTACCGGCAGTTAACTTCCCTGGCCAACCGGGTTGAACCCCTGCAGGAGGAGCGGCGTTATACAGAGATCCTGGCCCTGGTGACCACTATCCAGCAGCCTCTGAACAGCTTTTTTGAGCAGGTGATGGTAATGGTGGAGGATGAGAAGGTGAAGGCCAACCGTTTGGCATTGTTAAAAAGGATCGTTCATTTGAGCAATCGTGTGGCTGATTTTAGTAAAATTGTGGTAGAGGGTTAAAATAATCCAGGAGTTATAAAAAAATTTCCACAAAAGAAGGGATTTTTTAATTAATATAATATATATTATAAGTATTGGTTTATGTAATTAGTATGTCATAATTCCTTTTGGGAGTGATGGGATGGAACTTTCAAAAAGGCAGGAAACCATCATTGAGATTGTTAAAAAGAATGGCCCCATCACTGGCGAACAGATCGCAGAAAAACTGAATTTAACCCGGGCCACCCTGAGACCCGATTTGGCCATACTAACCATGGCCGGGCTGCTGGATGCAAGACCCAGAGTAGGGTACTTTTACAGCGGTAAGTCCACCGATCGGGTATTGGCGGAGAAAATTACCGGCATCAAAGTAGGGGATGTTAAGTCGGTTCCCATTGTTGTCCCCGAAAGCTGCACCGTTTATGACGCAGTAGTCACCATGTTTATCGAGGATGTGGGTACGCTGTATGTGGTGCGGGAAGGCGGGCTGCTGGAAGGGGTTGTTTCCCGGAAAGATCTGCTGAAGACAACCCTTGGGGGCCACGACATCAATAAACTGCCGGTGGGAGTCATTATGACCCGTATGCCCAATGTGCACTTTGCTTTGGAAAATGACTCCGTTTGGCTGGCGGCTTATAAGCTATTGACCCACGAGGTTGATTCCCTGCCGGTAGTCAAGCCTGTGCCGGAGGTAAATGAAAAGCAGTTCGAGGTAGTGGGGAGATTGAGTAAGACCAACGTTACCCGGATATTTGTGGAGCTGGGAGAAGGATCATGAGGAGGGGTTAATCATCATCGCGCCCAAGAACGATACTCCGGTGGTCTATATTGTTTCCGATTCCATCGGCGAAACGGCCGAACTGGTGGCTAAAGCGGCTGTGAGCCAGTTTAACGGTGGGAATGTGCAGATCCGGAGGGTTCCCTATGTTAATGATCCCCAGGATATCGTCAATATTGTTGACGAAGCCCGGGGCGAAAATTGTATTATTGCCTTTACCCTGGTATTGCCGGAATTGAGGGAGGTCCTGGTTCGGGAAGCCGACAAGCACCATATCCCCATGGTAGACATTATGGGCCCCTTCCTGGATGCCCTGACCCTGATTACATCGGGTCCTCCCAAACTGGAGCCGGGTTTGGTGCGCAAGCTGGATGAGGAATACTTCCGGCGGGTAGAGGCCATTGAATTTGCCGTAAAATATGATGACGGCAAGGATCCCCGGGGAATTTTACGGGCCGATTTGGTGGTTTTAGGGGTGTCCCGGACCTCCAAAACGCCCTTGAGCATGTATTTGGCTCATAAAAGGATTAAGGCGGCCAATGTCCCGCTGGTGCCTGAAGTGGCGCCGCCCCAGGAGATTTTTAACCTGCCGCCCCATAAAACCATTGGCTTAACCATTAAGCCCGGACAGTTAAATATTATCCGCACCGAACGTTTAAAAACTCTGGGCCTGACTTCCCATGCGGATTATGCCAGCCCCGAACGGATTTTAAAGGAACTGGAATATGCCGAATCCATTATGAAGCGGGTTGGTTGTCCCATCATTGATGTAACCAATAAGGCCGTGGAAGAAACCGCCAGCAAAGTCCTGGAGATTTATTACCGGGGCGAACGGCATAACCACCGGTAAAGGACACCATTTCTTAAACTAACCGGGCTCTTGTTTCACATCGCCCTTTTTTGGCCGGAGTCCGTTTCAAGTTAGAATAGGAGGGAATTCAATTGTCGTCCAAAAAATATGTTTATACTTTCTCCGAGGGAAGGGCGGAAATGAAAGGTCTTCTGGGGGGGAAAGGAGCCAACCTGGCGGAGATGACCAATATCGGGCTGCCGGTACCGCCCGGTTTTACCATTACCACAGAGGCCTGCAAAGAATTTTATAAAGCCGGCCGCAAGTTTCCCGAGGGCATGGAGTCGGAAGTCCAGGAAAAGGTAGACTGGCTGGAACAGATTCTGGATAAAAAGTTTGGCGACCCCAACGGGCCCCTGCTGGTATCCGTGCGTTCCGGGGCGGTTATTTCCATGCCGGGGATGATGGATACCGTTTTAAATCTGGGTTTAAACGATCAGACGGTGATCGGTCTGGCCGCCAGCAGCGGCAATCCCCGCTGGGCCTATGACTGCTACCGGCGTTTTATTCAAATGTTTGGTAATGTGGTGCTGGATGTGGAGCACCACCGGTTTGAAGGGGTCTTAGAGGATCAAAAACATAAACGCGGGGTGCAGTACGACAATCAATTAACTGCCGAAGACTGGCAGGAAGTGATTGATCAGTATAAGGCCATCGTACGCAGGGAAACCGGTAAGGAATTCCCTCAAGATCCTGTGCAGCAGCTTTATCAGGCTATTTTTGCCGTGTTTAACTCCTGGGAAAATGACCGGGCCATTGTTTACCGTAAAATTCATAAAATTTCCGACGACTTAGGCACCGCCGTGAATGTTCAGGCCATGGTTTTCGGCAATATGGGCGACGACTGCGGTACCGGCGTGGCCTTTACCCGCAACCCGTCCACCGGTGAAAGCATTCTTTATGGCGAGTATTTAACCAATGCCCAGGGAGAAGATGTGGTGGCGGGGATCCGCACCCCCCAGCCCATTGCCAAACTGGCGGAAGAAATGCCCGATGTATACCAGCAGTTTACCCGGACCTGCACCCTGCTGGAAA is drawn from Desulforamulus ruminis DSM 2154 and contains these coding sequences:
- the mgtE gene encoding magnesium transporter; the protein is MAQRAAESIQVIEACLGQINENKLKDCLKDLHPADIAEALSRVPLAQRIRVMRAAGPERAALVLYELDRDMISPLLEALGPKRLADVLNAMSDDDAADILGELPENQKDQLLSLMEASEAQDVRELLKYGEDTAGGIMTTEYVSLKEEVTAAEALEYLRQVGSEVETVYHIYLINEQAQLTGVISLRELIMAPPEARMEQVMNRRVIYANVWDDQEKVAKMVAKYDFISIPVVNDRDQLLGIVTVDDVLDVLEEEATEDILKLANLDAEDQDLVETGAWQRAFRRLPWLIALLFGGLIAGNVIKGFSGTLEQVTALAFFITAMAGGPGNAATQSLTLVVRGLATGEVDQRKLLKAILKEAQVGLIIGLVAGSVLALVAFLWQGSPLLGLVVGLALTVNITISTMLGSFFPVVMNRLGFDPAVASGPFIATFMDVTSMFIYFSLATLLLL
- the glyQ gene encoding glycine--tRNA ligase subunit alpha, producing the protein MNFQELILALNQFWAEQNCIIQQPYDMEKGAGTMNPATFLRALGPEPWRVAYVEPSRRPTDGRYGENPNRLQHYFQYQVILKPSPDEVIPIYLDSLRAIGIDPDKHDIRFVEDNWESPTLGAWGLGWEVWLDGMEVTQFTYFQQCGGIDCHPVSAEITYGLERLAMFVQQKDRVFDIVWVGDITYGDVYHQNEVEQSGYNFEVADTEMLFDLFDMYETEANRILEKNLVLPAYDYVLKCSHTFNLLDARGAISVSERQGFIARVRQMARACAQVYVEQRERLGFPLLKKGGSLNG
- the glyS gene encoding glycine--tRNA ligase subunit beta is translated as MAKDFLLEIGIEEMPARFLNPALDQLKELAGKIFHEKRMTHGEIAAYGTPRRLVLLVKELAERQEPLEKEVKGPAKKAAFDVDGNPTKAIQGFLRSQGARLEDLVVRNIGQVEYLYAVKREEGQPTDKVLAEIAPGLITGLNFPKPMRWGSLEMRFARPIRWLLALYGDQVVPFKLAGLQSGRSTYGHRFLSKGSLDIAQPAEYWVKIREAYVLVDPAERKELIRQQVQELAQGEGGRVQLDEDLLDEITNIVEWPTALCGSFDRNYLELPAAVLITPMQEHQRYFPVLGSGGELLNKFIAVRNGTKEYIDIVAAGNEKVLRARLADAKFFFEEDLKQPLSGKVNGLKKVVFLEGLGSMADKIDRIGALADHLGASLGADEAQQEKIQRAVLLAKADLVTNMVYEFPELQGVMGREYAIRNGEEALVAEAVFEHYLPRFAGDRLPETLAGRILSLADKMDTIVGCFSIGIQPTGSQDPYALRRQALGICHICIEGKLHLSLKELIAWSYQGYCEGVELKFSLEQVTSEIEEFFKQRLKGILNDRGLSYDTVEAVLAAGFDDVTDVLDRGLALASFREQPAFAALMLAFNRANNLAKHAAGDAIEESRLEHSAEQELYRQLTSLANRVEPLQEERRYTEILALVTTIQQPLNSFFEQVMVMVEDEKVKANRLALLKRIVHLSNRVADFSKIVVEG
- a CDS encoding DUF4342 domain-containing protein: MTSELEKIDLIRARLGVGYKEAKEALDDAEGDVVQALIRLEQKNRDWNEKIHGKGTEFVSQIKTMVEKGHKTKVKVKKDDRTVVEFPATVGALGVLGAMASTPILIVGAIGTIAGLANNYRLEFDNDKDRWEPEVEVPEPPFDASEPKH
- a CDS encoding helix-turn-helix transcriptional regulator gives rise to the protein MELSKRQETIIEIVKKNGPITGEQIAEKLNLTRATLRPDLAILTMAGLLDARPRVGYFYSGKSTDRVLAEKITGIKVGDVKSVPIVVPESCTVYDAVVTMFIEDVGTLYVVREGGLLEGVVSRKDLLKTTLGGHDINKLPVGVIMTRMPNVHFALENDSVWLAAYKLLTHEVDSLPVVKPVPEVNEKQFEVVGRLSKTNVTRIFVELGEGS
- a CDS encoding pyruvate, water dikinase regulatory protein encodes the protein MWSWEKDHEEGLIIIAPKNDTPVVYIVSDSIGETAELVAKAAVSQFNGGNVQIRRVPYVNDPQDIVNIVDEARGENCIIAFTLVLPELREVLVREADKHHIPMVDIMGPFLDALTLITSGPPKLEPGLVRKLDEEYFRRVEAIEFAVKYDDGKDPRGILRADLVVLGVSRTSKTPLSMYLAHKRIKAANVPLVPEVAPPQEIFNLPPHKTIGLTIKPGQLNIIRTERLKTLGLTSHADYASPERILKELEYAESIMKRVGCPIIDVTNKAVEETASKVLEIYYRGERHNHR
- the recO gene encoding DNA repair protein RecO, giving the protein MKTYKVDAVVLKSRDMREADKILTLYSVQRGKQRVVAHGAAKPNSRKRGAVQPFCYSSFMLHRGRELDSISQADLLDAFPDLRGDLDRLTAAAYVADLLDGFTGEGEANPYLFGLLLGTLHLVSGGHREMALRAFEAKLMELAGFKPELEHCSACGASLVETKLWFSSRQGGLLCRECAGMENKTQIFNRGTLESLKILYRWELSKLHQLKLPEMLRKELKALLGAYIEYYLEKRLKSADFLEQLYKNNPGGGTNNTKDLKGGPSGDQ
- a CDS encoding UbiX family flavin prenyltransferase; this translates as MTVRIVVAITGATGVIYGITLLGQLKKMEVETHLILSRWARHTIELETSYTVEQVSALAHVEHAEENLAAAVSSGSFRHHGMVIAPCSMKTLAGLAHGYAENLIVRAGDVTLKEGRPLILVPRETPLNTIHLENMLRLTRAGAVILPPMPAFYQHPATLQDIVDQTVGRILDRLGLENDLVKRWS